From a region of the Narcine bancroftii isolate sNarBan1 chromosome 5, sNarBan1.hap1, whole genome shotgun sequence genome:
- the mllt11 gene encoding protein AF1q, with amino-acid sequence MLDLLSTQYDSFLFWRTPIPVIDLAEIETLLPSIGKAGRGVQTPEARGPTCQGVSEEEAILAEYNSFNFWRAPIASFNGDELELL; translated from the coding sequence ATGTTGGACCTGTTGAGCACCCAGTAcgactcctttctcttctggagGACTCCCATCCCTGTCATCGACCTGGCCGAAATCGAGACTTTGCTGCCGAGCATCGGGAAGGCCGGCCGCGGGGTTCAGACACCGGAGGCCAGAGGCCCAACCTGCCAGGGCGTGTCAGAGGAGGAGGCCATCTTGGCTGAGTACAACTCCTTCAACTTCTGGAGAGCCCCAATCGCGAGCTTCAATGGAGACGAGCTGGAACTGCTTTAG